One window of Candidatus Tokpelaia hoelldoblerii genomic DNA carries:
- the tldD gene encoding Protease TldD (bhsal13860): protein MIKPLIDQFDISAEAVTGILRQTLKSADDGELYLEYQENEALSFDNGRLKTAAFHQDSGFGLRAVAGEAVGYAHAGELSAAALKRAADAASAVTRGYSGNCHAAPQHTIHRLYGEENPIGAPSFEEKTALLQKIDTYLRACDAKVRQVTASLNASWQVVEILRADGRLTRDIRPLVRLGISVVAGDGSRLESGFYGCGGRKAFADFITEENWQQAADEALRQALVNLQARPAPAGIFDGVLANGWPGVMLHEAVGHGLEGDFNRKKTSAFAALMGKQVAARGVTIVDDGTLAQRRGSLNIDDEGTPTGRNVLIEDGKLVGYMQDRLNARLMGMAPTGNGRRESYTSTPLPRMTNTFMLGGDKTPEEILGSVKDGIYCVSFGGGQVDITSGKFVFECTEAYRIENGKVGAPIKGATLIGNGPEAMHRISMVGNDPKLDNGVGMCGKAGQSVPVGVGQPHLRLNGMTIGGTQA, encoded by the coding sequence ATGATAAAACCGCTTATTGACCAGTTTGATATTTCTGCCGAGGCCGTCACGGGTATTCTTCGCCAGACGCTCAAATCTGCCGATGATGGTGAGCTTTATCTTGAATACCAGGAAAATGAGGCGCTCAGCTTTGACAATGGCCGGTTAAAAACCGCTGCTTTTCACCAGGACAGCGGTTTTGGCCTGCGTGCCGTCGCCGGTGAAGCGGTTGGCTACGCCCATGCGGGAGAATTAAGTGCGGCAGCATTAAAACGCGCTGCTGACGCGGCCAGCGCCGTGACACGCGGCTACAGCGGCAACTGCCATGCGGCTCCGCAACACACCATTCACCGCCTTTATGGTGAAGAAAACCCGATCGGCGCCCCTTCCTTTGAAGAAAAAACCGCATTGCTGCAGAAAATTGACACTTACCTGCGCGCCTGTGACGCAAAAGTGCGGCAGGTGACAGCATCGCTCAACGCTTCATGGCAGGTTGTGGAAATTTTGCGGGCGGACGGACGGCTGACACGTGATATCCGCCCGCTTGTCCGGCTTGGAATTTCGGTTGTTGCCGGGGACGGTTCAAGGCTGGAAAGCGGCTTTTACGGCTGTGGCGGGCGCAAGGCATTTGCCGACTTCATCACAGAAGAAAACTGGCAGCAGGCAGCGGATGAAGCCTTGCGGCAGGCGCTTGTCAATTTGCAGGCCCGGCCGGCGCCGGCCGGTATATTTGATGGGGTGCTTGCCAATGGCTGGCCGGGCGTCATGCTGCATGAGGCGGTCGGCCACGGGCTTGAGGGCGACTTCAACCGCAAGAAAACCTCGGCCTTTGCTGCACTGATGGGGAAGCAGGTTGCCGCCAGGGGCGTGACAATTGTTGATGACGGTACACTGGCTCAACGCCGCGGTTCGCTGAATATTGATGATGAGGGCACCCCCACCGGACGCAATGTGCTGATTGAGGACGGCAAACTTGTCGGCTATATGCAGGACCGGCTCAATGCCCGCCTGATGGGCATGGCGCCAACCGGCAACGGACGGCGCGAATCCTATACATCCACACCGCTGCCACGCATGACCAACACCTTTATGCTTGGCGGCGACAAAACGCCTGAAGAGATTCTTGGCTCCGTCAAAGATGGTATCTATTGCGTTTCCTTTGGCGGCGGGCAGGTGGATATTACATCAGGCAAATTCGTCTTTGAATGCACGGAAGCCTACCGGATTGAAAATGGCAAGGTCGGCGCTCCGATCAAAGGTGCAACGCTGATCGGCAACGGACCGGAAGCCATGCACCGCATCAGCATGGTCGGCAATGATCCCAAACTGGATAATGGTGTCGGCATGTGCGGCAAAGCCGGGCAGAGTGTACCTGTAGGGGTCGGCCAGCCGCATCTGCGCCTGAATGGCATGACCATCGGCGGTACGCAGGCATAA
- a CDS encoding MaoC-like domain-containing protein (bhsal13900): MAKKITVADIPASIGQEVGCSGWRVVTQGMINQFADATDDHQFIHVDPERAKETPFGGTIAHGFLTLSLLSTLAYEVLPELEGQIFGINYGFDKVRFMAPVKSGARVRARFIVSQAEIRPSGRIVFHYAVTLEIENSKKPALIADWITIAMVAPEDA; this comes from the coding sequence ATGGCGAAAAAAATCACAGTAGCGGATATTCCGGCGTCGATCGGGCAGGAGGTCGGGTGTTCGGGCTGGCGCGTGGTTACGCAAGGCATGATCAACCAGTTTGCCGATGCAACGGATGACCACCAGTTTATCCATGTTGACCCGGAACGGGCGAAGGAAACACCGTTCGGCGGCACGATTGCGCACGGGTTTTTAACGCTGTCGCTGCTGTCCACCCTTGCTTATGAAGTGTTGCCGGAACTGGAAGGGCAGATATTCGGCATCAATTACGGTTTTGACAAAGTGCGTTTTATGGCGCCGGTGAAAAGCGGTGCGCGGGTGCGGGCGCGGTTTATCGTGTCGCAAGCGGAAATCCGCCCTTCTGGCCGGATTGTATTTCATTATGCGGTGACGCTGGAAATTGAAAACAGCAAGAAACCAGCGCTGATCGCTGACTGGATCACCATTGCCATGGTTGCACCGGAAGATGCGTGA
- a CDS encoding GlcNAc transferase (bhsal13870) — translation MKKSSFAVLACVFSVALAACTNGGRVDAANFSSLTGVIQKNPNNPDGYNVRGSAYGRANHYKEALADFTTAIELNPRFYAAYNNRALIYRKMGQEKAALADYTRALEINPNYTAAYVGRGNAYRETGRPDLALAGYDQAIARGTTDARAWYNRGLVLQAQGSHTQAISDFGSALSRQPGVPMPYNARGRSYIALGGWENALDDFNVAVQLDAKVAESWYNQATVYEHQDDRARAYEGYSKAVALDSRYKAAREGMRRTRG, via the coding sequence ATGAAAAAAAGTTCTTTTGCAGTCTTGGCGTGTGTTTTTTCTGTTGCTCTGGCGGCCTGTACGAACGGGGGACGGGTTGATGCTGCCAATTTCAGTTCGCTGACCGGTGTTATTCAAAAAAATCCGAACAATCCTGACGGTTATAATGTGCGCGGTTCGGCCTATGGACGGGCTAATCATTATAAGGAAGCGCTTGCGGATTTCACAACAGCTATTGAGCTTAATCCGCGTTTTTATGCCGCCTATAATAATCGGGCGCTGATCTATCGCAAAATGGGGCAGGAAAAGGCGGCGCTTGCCGATTATACCAGAGCACTGGAGATCAACCCCAATTATACCGCCGCTTATGTCGGGCGTGGCAATGCTTATCGTGAAACCGGGCGGCCTGATCTGGCGCTGGCGGGTTATGATCAGGCCATTGCGCGCGGCACCACTGATGCACGTGCCTGGTATAACCGTGGTCTGGTATTGCAGGCGCAAGGCAGCCACACGCAGGCCATCAGCGATTTTGGCTCAGCCCTTTCCCGCCAGCCCGGGGTGCCGATGCCCTATAATGCGCGCGGGCGTTCCTATATTGCTTTGGGTGGCTGGGAAAATGCGCTTGATGATTTTAACGTTGCCGTGCAGCTTGATGCCAAAGTGGCCGAAAGCTGGTATAATCAGGCAACAGTTTATGAACATCAGGATGACAGGGCGCGTGCCTATGAAGGCTATTCCAAAGCTGTTGCGCTTGATTCCAGATATAAGGCTGCCCGTGAAGGAATGCGCCGCACCCGCGGATAA
- a CDS encoding D-isomer-specific 2-hydroxyacid dehydrogenase NAD-binding protein (bhsal13890), with protein sequence MRHPYCLLLDDSLPPQILEKLQGITTIIRPGSEIDAATLRQITTAVASPMTGMEDSWFERLPALRLIAVFGVGTDRINLKAARARNIDVTTTRNLLTEDVTDMAFALLLALTRQIISGDQMIRTGVWAAGKKLPLGTSLRGKRLGVVGLGAIGFDIAKRGEAFGMQPRYYNRSPKPQAPWPHHDCVIKLAENSDILALAISATPQTEKIINADVLKALGAKGILINIARGAVVDENALLAALRDKTIAGAGLDVFLNEPDIKQAFFDLPNVVLSPHQGSATIETRTAMGQCVIDNIAAMLAGKPALTIVN encoded by the coding sequence ATGCGCCACCCTTATTGTCTTTTGCTTGACGACTCGCTGCCGCCGCAAATTCTGGAAAAATTGCAAGGCATCACCACAATTATCCGCCCGGGCAGTGAAATTGACGCGGCAACCCTGCGCCAGATCACAACCGCGGTCGCCTCGCCCATGACCGGCATGGAGGACAGCTGGTTTGAACGCCTGCCCGCCCTGAGACTGATTGCGGTTTTCGGTGTCGGCACCGACCGTATCAATTTGAAAGCCGCGCGGGCCCGTAACATTGATGTGACAACAACCCGCAATCTTTTGACCGAAGACGTCACCGATATGGCCTTTGCCCTGCTTCTGGCGCTGACCCGGCAGATTATCAGCGGCGATCAGATGATTCGAACAGGCGTCTGGGCGGCAGGCAAAAAGCTGCCGCTGGGCACAAGCCTGCGCGGCAAACGTCTTGGCGTTGTCGGCCTTGGCGCTATCGGTTTTGACATTGCCAAACGGGGGGAGGCCTTTGGCATGCAGCCGCGCTATTATAACCGCAGCCCCAAACCGCAAGCGCCATGGCCGCACCATGATTGCGTTATCAAACTGGCAGAAAACAGCGATATTCTGGCGCTCGCCATATCCGCCACACCGCAAACAGAAAAAATCATCAATGCTGATGTGCTCAAGGCTTTGGGCGCGAAGGGCATTCTCATCAACATCGCCCGCGGCGCGGTGGTGGACGAAAACGCACTGCTGGCCGCCTTGCGTGACAAGACAATCGCCGGTGCCGGGCTTGACGTGTTTTTAAACGAGCCGGACATTAAACAGGCGTTTTTTGACCTGCCCAATGTGGTGCTCAGCCCCCATCAGGGCAGCGCCACGATTGAAACCAGAACCGCCATGGGGCAATGTGTGATAGACAATATCGCCGCTATGCTGGCTGGAAAACCGGCACTGACCATTGTCAACTGA
- a CDS encoding NADH:flavin oxidoreductase/NADH oxidase (bhsal13930): MSDIKAPLFQPYKMGDLELPNRIVMPPMTRSRASQPGDVANALMAEYYAQRASAGLIVGEGTWISPLGKGYAWTPGICTPEQIAGWRIVTDAVHAAGGRIFAQLWHVGRLSHISLLNGQSPVSSSPVQARGVNVFVAEGADGKPGFAQASEPRALSIAEIHAIVDDYRQAARNAMEAGFDGVELHAANGYLVNQFIDSQANSRTDEYGGSLENRLRFLDEVARALVEGTGDANRVGIRLAPLTTLNGCVDDDPETTYTAAAKLLGEIGVVYIHIAEADWEQAPDMPVAFKERLRAVYPGTLIYAGAYTAERARKALSEGWADLIGFGRPFVSNPDLPERLRNGAPLAPHDAATLFGGDAHGMTDYPTWEETKNKPG; this comes from the coding sequence ATGTCTGATATAAAGGCCCCCCTGTTTCAGCCCTATAAGATGGGCGACCTTGAACTGCCTAACCGTATTGTTATGCCGCCGATGACGCGTTCACGCGCCAGCCAGCCCGGCGATGTGGCCAATGCGTTGATGGCTGAATACTATGCCCAGCGCGCCAGTGCCGGCCTGATTGTTGGCGAAGGCACATGGATTTCCCCTCTTGGCAAGGGCTATGCCTGGACACCGGGCATCTGCACGCCTGAACAGATTGCCGGCTGGCGCATTGTCACCGATGCGGTTCATGCGGCAGGAGGGCGTATTTTCGCCCAGCTCTGGCATGTTGGCCGCTTGAGCCATATCAGCCTGCTGAACGGACAATCGCCTGTTTCATCTTCCCCCGTTCAGGCCAGGGGCGTGAATGTGTTTGTTGCCGAAGGAGCGGATGGCAAGCCCGGTTTTGCGCAGGCCTCTGAACCGCGCGCCTTGTCGATTGCGGAAATCCACGCCATCGTTGATGATTACAGGCAGGCCGCGCGTAATGCCATGGAAGCCGGTTTTGATGGTGTTGAGCTGCACGCTGCCAATGGCTATCTGGTCAACCAGTTTATCGATTCGCAGGCCAACAGCCGGACCGATGAATATGGCGGCTCGCTGGAAAACCGTCTGCGCTTTCTTGATGAAGTGGCACGCGCGCTGGTTGAGGGTACAGGGGATGCAAACCGTGTCGGTATCCGCCTTGCGCCGCTGACCACGCTGAACGGTTGTGTTGATGATGACCCGGAAACAACCTATACCGCGGCGGCAAAACTGCTGGGTGAAATCGGTGTCGTCTATATTCACATTGCCGAGGCGGATTGGGAGCAGGCGCCGGATATGCCGGTTGCGTTCAAGGAGCGTTTGCGCGCGGTCTATCCGGGTACGCTGATTTATGCTGGCGCCTACACGGCCGAGCGTGCCCGCAAGGCCCTGAGCGAGGGCTGGGCTGATCTGATCGGCTTTGGCCGTCCGTTTGTTTCCAACCCTGACCTGCCTGAGCGTTTGCGCAATGGCGCGCCGCTTGCGCCCCATGACGCTGCGACATTGTTTGGTGGTGATGCACATGGCATGACGGATTACCCAACTTGGGAAGAGACAAAGAATAAGCCGGGTTAA
- a CDS encoding SAF domain-containing protein (bhsal13910), whose translation MTTNVALTGLARDLHEREKSGKPIRIGLVGCGEMGTDLLARVAQMQGIRVAAVATRTPSRVISAAETAWQEPGHAKEVENAAAMTAVIEQGLVAATGDLDMMLQNERIDIVVDATGYPEAGAEIGIKTLENNKHLVMMNVEADVTIGPYLKYEADKRGLIYTLGAGDEPSSCMELIEFVAAQGHKVVAAGKGKNNPLIFDAVPDDYQEEAQARDMNVRMLVEFIDGSKTMVEMAAIANATGLVPDCPGMHGPRADLADLNKVLIPQSEGGLLNKAGVVDYSVGQGVAPGVFVIAEMRHPRIRERMEDLKIGKGPYFTFHRPYHLTAMEVPLTCARVMLYGRPDMVPLAKPVAEVCAVAKKDLQPGDTLDFIGLYTYRAWTMTREDALAAQAIPCGLLEGAAIIAPIKKGELITARNAGIRQEQWIARLRARQDALIRNI comes from the coding sequence ATGACCACCAATGTTGCCCTGACAGGGCTGGCGCGTGATTTGCACGAGCGCGAAAAAAGTGGCAAGCCGATTCGCATTGGTCTTGTCGGTTGCGGTGAAATGGGTACCGACCTTCTGGCGCGGGTTGCGCAAATGCAGGGGATTCGCGTTGCTGCGGTTGCCACCCGCACACCGTCGCGTGTTATCAGCGCCGCTGAAACCGCCTGGCAGGAACCCGGCCACGCCAAAGAGGTTGAGAACGCCGCAGCTATGACGGCGGTGATTGAGCAGGGGCTTGTCGCCGCCACCGGCGACCTTGATATGATGCTGCAAAACGAACGGATTGATATTGTGGTGGATGCCACCGGCTATCCTGAAGCAGGCGCGGAAATCGGCATCAAAACTCTGGAAAACAACAAACATCTGGTGATGATGAATGTCGAAGCGGATGTAACCATCGGCCCTTACCTGAAATATGAGGCCGACAAGCGCGGCCTGATTTACACGCTGGGCGCGGGGGATGAACCTTCATCGTGCATGGAACTGATCGAATTTGTCGCGGCACAAGGACATAAGGTTGTCGCTGCCGGCAAGGGCAAGAATAACCCGCTGATTTTTGATGCCGTGCCGGATGATTATCAGGAAGAGGCGCAGGCGCGCGATATGAATGTGCGCATGCTGGTTGAATTTATCGACGGCTCCAAAACCATGGTGGAAATGGCGGCAATCGCCAATGCTACTGGTCTGGTGCCTGACTGCCCGGGCATGCACGGCCCCAGAGCTGACCTTGCCGATTTGAACAAAGTGCTGATTCCGCAGTCCGAGGGTGGCCTTTTAAACAAGGCCGGTGTGGTTGATTATTCTGTCGGCCAAGGGGTTGCGCCGGGCGTTTTTGTCATCGCTGAAATGCGCCATCCGCGCATTCGGGAACGGATGGAAGATCTGAAAATCGGCAAAGGGCCTTATTTCACCTTCCACCGCCCCTATCACCTCACCGCAATGGAAGTGCCGCTCACCTGCGCCCGTGTCATGCTTTACGGCAGGCCGGACATGGTGCCGCTGGCAAAGCCGGTGGCGGAGGTTTGCGCTGTCGCCAAGAAGGACTTGCAGCCCGGCGACACGCTTGATTTCATCGGTCTTTACACCTACCGCGCATGGACAATGACGCGCGAAGACGCGCTTGCCGCGCAAGCCATCCCCTGCGGTTTGCTGGAAGGCGCAGCCATCATTGCGCCGATTAAAAAAGGGGAACTGATTACCGCCCGCAATGCCGGTATAAGACAGGAACAATGGATTGCGCGTCTGCGCGCCAGACAGGATGCCTTGATAAGGAATATTTAG
- the nnrS gene encoding Protein NnrS (bhsal13920) produces the protein MATSAKKMRAWRGPAILSYGYRPFFLCASLVAVFAMIVFIILYAGYEILPIGMDAISWHAHMFLFGYLWAVITGFLMTAVPNWTGRFPIVGWPLSGLFGLWLLGRVAISLSAWLPDVLTIILDLLFPVALVVVIGCEIIHGKNWRNLKVLVIVSVLLLANILFDYAIFYDGSGVDSLGERLAVGAAIMLITLIGGRIVPSFTRNWLAKHNVSRLPAPHDGFDKLALALTAIALLLWVFAPVSAGVGAVAVIAGVFNLVRLVRWHGWLTIAEPLVWVLHLGYLFVPLGFLGIGYAVLAGRVDWITAFQHLWMAGGIGLMTLAVMTRASLGHSGRPLTVSRVVASLYVMLFVSVFLRLWAGLAGNLTPLLHSAAGLWILAFTGFVVLYWKVLTKPRLPGT, from the coding sequence ATGGCGACATCGGCAAAAAAAATGCGCGCCTGGCGCGGACCGGCGATTTTAAGTTATGGCTACCGGCCGTTTTTTCTCTGTGCCAGCCTTGTTGCTGTTTTCGCTATGATTGTTTTTATCATTCTTTATGCCGGATATGAAATTCTGCCAATAGGAATGGATGCGATTTCATGGCACGCCCATATGTTTCTGTTTGGTTATTTATGGGCGGTGATTACCGGTTTTCTGATGACGGCTGTGCCCAACTGGACAGGGCGTTTTCCTATTGTCGGCTGGCCGCTGTCCGGGCTGTTCGGCCTGTGGCTTCTGGGGCGGGTCGCCATCAGTCTTTCGGCCTGGCTGCCGGATGTGCTGACAATCATTCTGGACCTGTTGTTTCCTGTTGCATTGGTTGTGGTGATCGGGTGTGAGATTATACATGGCAAGAATTGGCGCAACCTGAAAGTGCTGGTGATTGTCAGCGTTTTGCTGCTTGCCAATATTCTGTTTGATTATGCGATCTTTTATGATGGCAGCGGTGTTGACAGTCTTGGCGAGCGGCTGGCGGTGGGCGCAGCTATTATGTTGATTACGCTGATTGGCGGGCGCATTGTGCCAAGTTTCACCCGCAACTGGCTGGCAAAGCACAACGTATCCCGTCTGCCGGCACCCCATGATGGTTTTGATAAGCTGGCGCTGGCGCTGACAGCCATTGCGCTGCTTTTATGGGTGTTCGCGCCGGTAAGCGCCGGTGTCGGCGCGGTGGCTGTGATTGCCGGTGTTTTCAATCTTGTGCGTCTTGTCCGCTGGCACGGCTGGTTGACAATTGCTGAGCCGCTGGTCTGGGTTCTGCATCTTGGCTACCTGTTTGTGCCGCTTGGCTTTCTGGGTATTGGCTATGCCGTTCTGGCGGGGAGGGTTGACTGGATTACGGCGTTTCAGCATTTGTGGATGGCGGGCGGTATCGGCCTGATGACACTGGCGGTAATGACCCGCGCCAGTCTTGGCCATTCAGGGCGGCCTTTAACGGTTTCACGGGTGGTGGCCAGCCTTTATGTGATGCTGTTTGTGTCGGTATTTCTACGCCTGTGGGCGGGGCTGGCAGGAAACCTTACGCCCCTGCTCCATAGTGCTGCCGGTTTGTGGATTCTGGCCTTTACCGGTTTCGTCGTGTTGTACTGGAAAGTGCTGACAAAGCCCCGTCTGCCCGGAACCTAA
- the rpsU gene encoding 30S ribosomal protein S21 (bhsal13880), translating to MQVLVRDNNVDQALRALKKKMQREGIFREMKMRGHYEKPSVKRAREKAEAVRRARKLARKRAQREGLVSGH from the coding sequence GTGCAGGTACTCGTTCGCGATAACAATGTTGATCAGGCGCTGCGTGCGTTGAAGAAAAAAATGCAGCGTGAAGGCATCTTCCGGGAAATGAAGATGCGCGGCCATTATGAGAAGCCTTCTGTCAAGCGCGCCCGTGAAAAGGCGGAAGCCGTACGCCGCGCCCGCAAGCTGGCGCGCAAGCGCGCCCAGCGTGAAGGGCTGGTTTCCGGTCACTAA